From one Fusobacterium mortiferum ATCC 9817 genomic stretch:
- a CDS encoding threonine/serine exporter family protein, translating into MIDIYFNNWIVQIIAAIITTIGFGIMFNIKNRNLFHTGIAGGISWVVYLLGKNYNLTDGPNYFIATLCLSLYSEIVARKLKTPVTTILIAALIPLAPGGGIYYMMYNLINKNYPLALEKGISTFIIAGAMAVGIFTATNIMRIFKENTRK; encoded by the coding sequence ATGATAGATATATATTTTAATAATTGGATAGTGCAGATAATAGCAGCTATAATAACTACTATTGGTTTTGGAATAATGTTTAATATTAAAAATAGAAATCTTTTTCACACAGGGATAGCAGGTGGAATAAGTTGGGTTGTATATCTTTTAGGAAAAAATTATAATTTGACAGATGGACCAAATTACTTTATAGCAACGTTATGTCTTTCTCTTTATTCAGAGATAGTTGCTAGAAAATTAAAAACACCAGTAACAACTATATTAATAGCAGCTTTAATACCTCTTGCACCTGGAGGTGGAATTTATTATATGATGTATAATCTTATTAATAAAAATTATCCTCTTGCACTTGAGAAAGGAATAAGTACTTTTATTATAGCTGGCGCTATGGCAGTAGGAATATTTACTGCTACAAATATTATGAGAATTTTTAAAGAAAATACAAGAAAGTAG
- a CDS encoding IS110 family RNA-guided transposase: MILVGVDVAKDKHDCYIMTSEGEVLFKSFTIANNMEGFNQLYEKILSVIDNFDNVKIGLEATGHYSYNILGYLLDKGLTPYVINPLHSNLYRKSLSLRKTKTDKVDSRIIASMLMSDVSLKPYSNTLYHNEELKSLTRYRFTKVQERAKLKISISRLVTILFPELEKLVPTLQMNSIYALLYEFPSAHAISKAHLTRLTNLLNTTSKGHYTKDKAVLIREAAKNSIGSNMPAKSLELKHTIKLIKELTSEINEIEEEIKIIMNKINSPILTIPGIGLSTGAQILAEIGDFKNFSSPDKLLAFAGLSPSTYQSGNMYSSNAKMEKRGSKYLRFALF, from the coding sequence ATGATTTTAGTTGGAGTTGATGTCGCAAAAGATAAGCATGATTGCTATATTATGACTTCTGAAGGAGAAGTATTATTCAAATCATTTACTATTGCTAATAACATGGAAGGCTTTAATCAGCTTTATGAGAAGATATTATCTGTTATAGATAATTTCGATAATGTAAAAATAGGACTTGAAGCCACAGGACACTATTCTTACAATATCTTGGGTTATCTTCTTGATAAAGGTCTGACTCCCTATGTTATCAATCCGTTACATTCAAATCTTTATAGAAAAAGTCTAAGCCTTAGAAAGACGAAAACGGATAAAGTTGACTCCCGCATCATTGCAAGTATGTTAATGTCTGATGTGAGCTTAAAGCCCTATTCAAATACATTATACCACAATGAAGAGTTAAAATCACTAACTCGTTATCGTTTTACTAAAGTTCAAGAAAGAGCAAAACTCAAAATTTCTATATCAAGACTTGTTACAATTCTTTTCCCTGAACTTGAAAAATTGGTACCAACCTTACAAATGAACTCTATTTATGCACTTTTATATGAGTTTCCTAGTGCTCATGCGATAAGTAAAGCCCATTTAACTAGACTAACAAATTTACTTAATACAACCTCTAAAGGTCATTATACAAAAGATAAAGCTGTCTTGATTCGTGAAGCCGCAAAGAACTCCATAGGTTCGAATATGCCTGCAAAATCCTTAGAACTTAAACATACGATTAAGCTAATTAAAGAATTAACTTCTGAAATCAATGAAATTGAAGAAGAGATAAAAATTATTATGAATAAAATCAATTCTCCAATATTGACAATTCCAGGAATAGGTTTATCAACAGGAGCTCAAATATTGGCAGAAATAGGAGATTTTAAAAATTTTTCTTCTCCTGATAAGTTACTAGCTTTCGCAGGATTATCTCCATCAACCTATCAATCAGGTAATATGTATTCTTCCAATGCGAAGATGGAAAAACGAGGCTCAAAATACCTAAGGTTTGCTTTGTTTTAA